One Spea bombifrons isolate aSpeBom1 chromosome 1, aSpeBom1.2.pri, whole genome shotgun sequence DNA window includes the following coding sequences:
- the LOC128501182 gene encoding D-dopachrome decarboxylase-B: MPFVDLDTNLPQKSLPEDFADKLCEATASILGKPRDRITLTVKTGSTILVGGSSAPCAQMVISSIGVVCSAEQNKEHSAKFFEFLTRELNLEQDRIRLRFIPIEAWQIGVKGTVMTYL; encoded by the exons ATGCCTTTCGTGGATCTGGACACCAACCTTCCCCAGAAAAGCCTCCCCGAGGACTTTGCTGACAAACTATGCGAAGCGACGGCCAGCATCCTGGGCAAGCCCCGCGAT AGGATAACGCTAACAGTGAAAACTGGATCCACCATCTTGGTTGGCGGCTCTTCAGCACCATGTGCCCAGATGGTTATCTCTTCCATTGGAGTTGTGTGTTCAGCAGAACAGAACAAAGAGCACAGTGCCAAGTTCTTTGAATTCCTCACAAGGGAACTGAACCTTGAACAAGACAG GATTCGACTGCGGTTCATTCCTATTGAGGCCTGGCAAATAGGGGTGAAAGGAACAGTTATGACTTATCTGTAG